In Actinomyces radicidentis, one genomic interval encodes:
- a CDS encoding UbiX family flavin prenyltransferase, translated as MADEGRLRAGPVPRRGPGALARCGAALRRERRVSAVDAGAGAPAGDRDRLAIPGTTGQEGAARRADAPSAHSRGPRAAAPRRVVVGITGASGTEYGVRILRGLREAGVETHLVVSASGQLTRSLETDYSKDEVEALADRVWKPTDMAAAIASGSFLTDGMVIAPCSMRTLGEIPSGVTSSLVSRAADGHLKERRRLVLVTRETPLSLIHLRNMTTVTEAGAIVVPPVPSLYTRPQTVDEILDQTVGRCLDLLGVHLDRPRWGEGDLAR; from the coding sequence GTGGCGGATGAGGGACGTCTTCGAGCGGGCCCAGTTCCTCGACGTGGACCCGGAGCCCTGGCTCGATGCGGCGCAGCCCTACGCCGGGAGCGGCGAGTGAGCGCGGTCGACGCCGGAGCGGGCGCTCCCGCTGGGGACCGGGACCGGCTGGCCATCCCGGGCACCACTGGGCAGGAGGGGGCCGCGCGGCGCGCTGACGCGCCCTCGGCGCACAGCCGGGGGCCCCGCGCAGCCGCGCCCCGCCGCGTCGTCGTCGGCATCACCGGGGCCTCCGGCACCGAGTACGGCGTGCGGATCCTGCGCGGTCTCCGGGAGGCCGGGGTCGAGACGCACCTCGTCGTCTCCGCCTCCGGGCAGCTGACCCGCTCCCTGGAGACCGACTACTCCAAGGACGAGGTGGAGGCGCTCGCGGACCGCGTCTGGAAGCCCACCGACATGGCCGCCGCCATCGCCTCGGGCTCCTTCCTCACCGATGGCATGGTCATCGCGCCGTGCTCGATGAGGACGCTCGGGGAGATCCCCTCCGGGGTGACGAGCTCGCTCGTGAGCCGGGCCGCCGACGGCCACCTCAAGGAGCGGCGCCGCCTGGTGCTCGTCACCCGGGAGACGCCGCTGTCCCTCATTCACCTGCGCAACATGACCACGGTGACCGAGGCCGGAGCGATCGTCGTGCCGCCCGTGCCGAGCCTCTACACGCGGCCGCAGACGGTCGACGAGATCCTCGACCAGACGGTGGGGCGCTGCCTCGACCTCCTCGGCGTCCACCTCGACCGCCCCCGCTGGGGCGAGGGCGACCTCGCGCGCTGA
- a CDS encoding YhgE/Pip domain-containing protein, whose amino-acid sequence MNRRSWILAILVILVPALAGVMVVTAATSGTAQAASVPAAVVNLDGTGATTSDGTALPAGRLLVGRLTNPDEALTEKSSTGATTSTLDYSVVDEDAAKKGLEDGTYDVVVTIPKGFSEAIVKTLDGTPTQASVQVQTNDAGSSSIGSVSSDIVSAAADSLGTTVSVAYLNGSLTAMTTLHDKLGEASDGATALASGAAALDDGIDSADDGAQQLSTGADSLADGLAQLESGAATLSSGTSTADSGANTLATGASTLASGAQTAASGVSRLDSGAAQLDSGASALATGASTLSDGVSSYAGGVAQARDGLTTVQPGQTQSLDDGAAALAQGVSQYTGGVQTVYDGMTQPQTKDGTSLVDGADAVADGLEQLDAATSTVDTTKLAKAATAASDLSAFLGDAQQVQQAASALCQDAANDANLAAACKALDDALAGSDVQNQVKTASTDLSTAATQMQALTELLQKNPTTGTSTMNDLATGARSVSNGVNQVSSGIKTNLLGSNATQLNNGAAAISKGLGTSSDVYDPSTGTGRTETGVLNYLVAQSSTLTSGASQLSSGASTLSTGASSLHSGTSQLVTGASALSTGATSLSAGASSLADGLDRLATGASTLATSTGTAAAGATTLSDGASTLADGTGKLADGSSELKDGTQTLSDGLSSAKDKVPSYTDEEASALATALAQPVDVSTDESGEASTATSIAPNAIAVALWIGALVIVSGLGLMSRRRVEAPMSPARLAAASLKPALVLAAVQALALVAIVAFAGAHVNGVWKVLLLSVVAALSMTVLHAALVAALGSRGGTAVSLLALVLQAACLFATTVPQSLTGLYSTANGFMPVTVLASALRGVMLGASGVVTPASAVVTLVVWGAGSALAMTLSVRRRRATSLAGLRHDLAAA is encoded by the coding sequence ATGAACCGCCGCAGCTGGATCCTCGCGATCCTCGTCATCCTCGTGCCCGCGCTCGCGGGCGTCATGGTCGTCACCGCGGCGACCTCCGGCACCGCCCAGGCCGCCAGCGTGCCCGCGGCCGTCGTCAACCTCGACGGCACCGGCGCCACCACCTCCGACGGCACCGCCCTGCCCGCCGGCCGCCTCCTCGTGGGCCGCCTCACCAACCCGGACGAGGCCCTCACCGAGAAGTCCTCCACCGGCGCCACCACCTCCACCCTCGACTACTCCGTCGTGGACGAGGACGCCGCGAAGAAGGGGCTCGAGGACGGCACCTACGACGTCGTCGTCACCATCCCGAAGGGCTTCTCCGAGGCCATCGTCAAGACCCTCGACGGCACGCCGACGCAGGCGAGCGTCCAGGTTCAGACGAACGACGCCGGCTCCTCCTCGATCGGCTCGGTCAGCTCCGACATCGTCTCCGCCGCCGCCGACTCCCTCGGCACGACGGTCTCCGTGGCCTACCTCAACGGCTCGCTCACCGCGATGACGACCCTCCACGACAAGCTCGGCGAGGCCTCCGACGGCGCGACCGCCCTCGCCTCCGGCGCCGCCGCGCTCGACGACGGCATCGACTCGGCCGACGACGGCGCGCAGCAGCTCTCGACCGGCGCCGACAGCCTCGCCGACGGCCTCGCCCAGCTCGAGTCCGGCGCCGCGACGCTGAGCTCCGGCACCTCCACCGCCGACTCCGGCGCCAACACGCTGGCCACCGGCGCGAGCACCCTCGCCTCCGGCGCCCAGACCGCCGCCTCGGGCGTGAGCAGGCTGGACTCCGGCGCCGCCCAGCTCGACTCCGGTGCCAGCGCCCTCGCCACCGGCGCCAGCACCCTGTCCGACGGCGTGAGCTCCTACGCCGGCGGCGTCGCCCAGGCCCGCGACGGACTCACCACCGTGCAGCCCGGCCAGACGCAGTCGCTCGACGACGGCGCCGCCGCTCTCGCCCAGGGCGTCTCCCAGTACACGGGCGGCGTCCAGACGGTCTACGACGGCATGACGCAGCCTCAGACGAAGGACGGCACGTCCCTCGTCGACGGTGCCGATGCCGTCGCCGACGGCCTCGAGCAGCTCGACGCCGCGACCAGCACCGTCGACACCACCAAGCTGGCGAAGGCTGCGACCGCGGCCTCCGACCTCTCCGCCTTCCTCGGCGACGCCCAGCAGGTCCAGCAGGCCGCGAGCGCGCTGTGCCAGGACGCCGCGAACGACGCGAACCTCGCCGCCGCCTGCAAGGCCCTCGACGACGCCCTCGCCGGCAGCGACGTCCAGAACCAGGTGAAGACCGCCTCGACGGACCTCAGCACCGCGGCGACCCAGATGCAGGCCCTCACCGAGCTGCTCCAGAAGAACCCGACCACCGGCACGAGCACGATGAACGACCTCGCCACTGGCGCCCGCAGCGTCTCGAACGGCGTCAACCAGGTCTCCTCCGGCATCAAGACCAACCTCCTCGGCTCCAACGCCACCCAGCTCAACAACGGCGCCGCCGCCATCTCGAAGGGCCTCGGCACCTCCTCCGACGTGTACGACCCGAGCACCGGCACGGGCAGGACCGAGACCGGCGTCCTCAACTACCTCGTCGCCCAGAGCTCCACCCTCACCTCCGGCGCCTCGCAGCTCTCCTCCGGCGCCTCGACCCTGTCGACCGGCGCGAGCAGCCTCCACTCGGGCACCTCGCAGCTCGTCACGGGCGCCTCCGCCCTGTCGACCGGCGCCACGAGCCTCTCGGCCGGAGCCTCCAGCCTCGCCGACGGCCTCGACCGCCTGGCCACCGGCGCCTCCACGCTGGCGACCAGCACGGGCACCGCCGCCGCCGGCGCCACGACGCTCTCCGACGGCGCCTCCACCCTGGCGGACGGCACCGGCAAGCTCGCCGACGGCTCCTCCGAGCTCAAGGACGGCACCCAGACCCTCTCCGACGGGCTGTCCTCGGCCAAGGACAAGGTGCCCTCCTACACCGACGAGGAGGCCTCCGCGCTGGCCACCGCCCTCGCCCAGCCGGTCGACGTCAGCACCGACGAGTCCGGTGAGGCCTCCACGGCCACCTCGATCGCCCCGAACGCGATCGCCGTCGCCCTGTGGATCGGCGCCCTCGTCATCGTCTCCGGCCTCGGCCTCATGAGCCGCCGCCGCGTCGAGGCCCCCATGAGCCCGGCCCGGCTCGCGGCCGCCTCGCTCAAGCCCGCACTCGTCCTGGCCGCCGTCCAGGCCCTCGCGCTCGTCGCGATCGTCGCCTTCGCCGGCGCCCACGTGAACGGCGTCTGGAAGGTCCTGCTGCTCTCGGTCGTCGCGGCCCTGTCGATGACGGTGCTGCACGCGGCCCTCGTCGCCGCCCTCGGCTCGCGCGGCGGTACCGCGGTCTCGCTGCTGGCGCTCGTCCTGCAGGCCGCGTGCCTCTTCGCGACGACGGTCCCGCAGTCCCTCACGGGCCTGTACTCGACGGCGAACGGCTTCATGCCGGTCACTGTCCTGGCTTCGGCGCTGCGCGGCGTCATGCTCGGCGCCTCGGGCGTCGTCACCCCGGCCAGCGCCGTCGTCACCCTCGTCGTCTGGGGGGCGGGCTCGGCCCTCGCCATGACGCTGTCGGTCCGCCGTCGCCGGGCGACGAGCCTGGCCGGCCTGCGCCACGACCTCGCCGCCGCCTGA
- a CDS encoding TetR/AcrR family transcriptional regulator, producing the protein MPPRPKLLNAEVLKEARSDVRQSRDEKRLRKRENTRAALVRAAADVVAAKGLEGARIDDVVKAAGFTRGAFYSNYSSLDEVLSEAIIGRSQALIARVEEVVAGLEGDVTVDVLMGLLDSIRPDARTMYLITTEYTLRRMRHPETPEIPVATREEFTATLSGIVEDLLARMGRRPLVPASAVADVVVLFFLDSISQEAASTPSASSLGMRPDDALRFVINAIILGLSVPVDDDAEPAADLASMDPAILTRLAAAASSEDCPRT; encoded by the coding sequence ATGCCCCCTCGCCCCAAGCTCCTCAACGCCGAGGTGCTCAAGGAAGCACGCAGCGACGTGCGCCAGTCACGCGACGAGAAACGACTCCGCAAGCGGGAGAACACCCGCGCGGCCCTCGTGCGCGCCGCCGCCGACGTCGTCGCCGCCAAGGGCCTCGAGGGCGCCCGCATCGACGACGTCGTCAAGGCCGCCGGCTTCACGCGCGGCGCCTTCTACTCCAACTACTCCTCCCTCGACGAGGTCCTCTCCGAGGCGATCATCGGGCGCTCCCAGGCGCTCATCGCCCGGGTCGAGGAGGTCGTCGCCGGGCTCGAGGGGGACGTCACCGTCGACGTCCTCATGGGCCTGCTCGACTCCATCCGCCCCGACGCCCGCACCATGTACCTCATCACCACCGAGTACACGCTGCGCCGGATGCGCCACCCCGAGACTCCCGAGATCCCCGTAGCCACCCGCGAGGAGTTCACGGCGACGCTGTCCGGGATCGTCGAGGACCTCCTGGCCCGCATGGGGCGCCGCCCGCTCGTGCCGGCCTCCGCCGTCGCCGACGTCGTCGTCCTCTTCTTCCTCGACTCCATCTCCCAGGAGGCGGCCTCGACGCCGAGCGCCTCCAGCCTGGGGATGCGGCCCGACGACGCCCTGCGCTTCGTCATCAACGCGATCATCCTCGGCCTGTCCGTGCCCGTCGACGACGACGCCGAGCCGGCGGCCGACCTGGCCAGCATGGACCCGGCGATCCTCACCCGCCTCGCCGCGGCCGCCTCCTCCGAGGACTGCCCCCGCACCTGA
- a CDS encoding MMPL family transporter: MSALLYRLGRWCASHAKRVVAAWLAIIALFAAVVVLHGFDMNGPYTLSGTESMEGLTVLQNRLPQIAGTSDEVLFTSEDGDIESHKAEIEDFVDEVKEIDGVASVSAPFGAKQDQATSTPAQESTVSKDGRSVIVQVIADADYGSVNTGQTDKAKDLAKELSTLVSSTEKSTGLTIHQSEAIGKEVQMGASAAEVIGVVVAGIVLLITFGSFLAAGAPLVSSLIGVASGMLGVLAVSKWSPVVPLAPTLAMMLGLAVGIDYALFIISRAREYLTEDPAHPDRELATPAEAAGRAVATAGSAVVFAGTTVVVALLGLAVCGIPFLTLMGVAAAFVVAMAVLVALTFTPALIGMIGVRMRPNPLRARREAAKAAAGTKSFPQRWVAFVTAKPWITVVAVIAILGTLTLPAKALHLALTDDGYEAKDTVARQTYDAISDAYGPGYNSPIIVIADITNTRTPIDTVNDLADEIGKIPGVDDVAMATPNSDGTLGVIEIRPAYGQADTRTEDVVKTIRNNASHYKSEYGITDVMVTGQTAVAIDIGQSLSDAMLPFGIVVVGLSLVLLLIVFRSVAVPVTATLGYILSLGAGMGVTGAIFGWGWLADFFDVPKVGAVICFLPVITMGILFGLAMDYEVFLVSRMREEWTHHHDARQAVLSGYTGSARVVSAAAVIMTAVFAGFIPAELVIIKPIAVSLAFGIFFDAFLVRQTFIPAIMMALGEKAWWMPAWLDRNLPIIDVEGEGLQRTLEHNDWTAEHGEVAVRADDVRVSDADGAALAHLDLTVAAGEVALVRTAEPIARRALQALIGGRLQPTSGILVIGGHVLPDGTAAIQAMTTAVHAYDDEIDERVRVVVVDDPGERRWRRAAELARQGVAVIVTTDAEKPSMAPPSADVAITTLIDVAADGTAHVRRAPERRAAAPERDDAGTPDAGSPDAAPGRPGRHSILHATPTSGTEAHA; encoded by the coding sequence TTGTCCGCACTCCTGTACCGCCTCGGACGCTGGTGCGCGTCCCACGCGAAGCGCGTCGTCGCCGCGTGGCTCGCGATCATCGCGCTGTTCGCGGCCGTCGTCGTCCTCCACGGCTTCGACATGAACGGCCCCTACACGCTGTCCGGCACCGAGTCCATGGAGGGCCTCACCGTCCTCCAGAACCGCCTCCCGCAGATCGCCGGCACCTCCGACGAGGTGCTCTTCACCTCCGAGGACGGGGACATCGAGTCCCACAAGGCCGAGATCGAGGACTTCGTCGACGAGGTCAAGGAGATCGACGGCGTCGCCTCCGTCTCCGCCCCCTTCGGCGCGAAGCAGGACCAGGCGACCAGCACCCCCGCCCAGGAGTCCACCGTCTCGAAGGACGGCAGGTCCGTCATCGTCCAGGTCATCGCCGACGCCGACTACGGCAGCGTCAACACCGGCCAGACCGACAAGGCGAAGGACCTCGCCAAGGAGCTCAGCACCCTCGTCTCCTCCACCGAGAAGTCGACCGGCCTCACCATCCACCAGTCCGAGGCGATCGGCAAGGAGGTGCAGATGGGCGCCAGCGCCGCCGAGGTCATCGGCGTCGTCGTCGCCGGCATCGTCCTGCTCATCACCTTCGGCTCCTTCCTCGCCGCGGGCGCCCCCCTGGTCTCCTCCCTCATCGGCGTCGCCTCCGGCATGCTCGGCGTCCTCGCCGTGTCCAAGTGGAGCCCCGTCGTCCCGCTCGCCCCGACGCTCGCCATGATGCTCGGCCTCGCCGTCGGCATCGACTACGCGCTCTTCATCATCTCCCGCGCCCGCGAGTACCTGACGGAGGACCCCGCCCACCCCGACCGCGAGCTCGCCACCCCGGCCGAGGCCGCCGGCCGCGCCGTCGCCACCGCGGGGTCCGCCGTCGTCTTCGCCGGGACCACCGTCGTCGTCGCCCTCCTCGGGCTCGCCGTCTGCGGCATCCCCTTCCTCACCCTCATGGGCGTCGCCGCGGCCTTCGTCGTCGCCATGGCCGTCCTCGTCGCCCTCACCTTCACCCCGGCCCTCATCGGGATGATCGGCGTGCGCATGCGCCCCAACCCGCTGCGCGCCCGCCGCGAGGCCGCCAAGGCCGCCGCCGGCACGAAGTCCTTCCCGCAGCGCTGGGTCGCCTTCGTCACCGCCAAGCCCTGGATCACGGTCGTCGCCGTCATCGCGATCCTCGGCACCCTCACGCTCCCCGCCAAGGCCCTCCACCTCGCCCTCACCGACGACGGCTACGAGGCGAAGGACACCGTCGCCCGCCAGACCTACGACGCCATCTCCGACGCGTACGGCCCCGGCTACAACTCGCCGATCATCGTCATCGCCGACATCACCAACACCAGGACCCCGATCGACACCGTCAACGACCTCGCCGACGAGATCGGCAAGATCCCCGGCGTCGACGACGTCGCCATGGCCACCCCGAACTCCGACGGCACCCTCGGCGTCATCGAGATCCGCCCGGCATACGGCCAGGCCGACACCCGCACCGAGGACGTCGTCAAGACCATCCGCAACAACGCCTCCCACTACAAGTCCGAGTACGGCATCACGGACGTCATGGTCACCGGCCAGACCGCCGTCGCCATCGACATCGGCCAGTCGCTCTCCGACGCCATGCTCCCCTTCGGCATCGTCGTCGTCGGCCTGTCCCTCGTCCTCCTGCTCATCGTGTTCCGCTCCGTCGCGGTCCCGGTGACGGCGACCCTCGGCTACATCCTGTCGCTGGGCGCCGGCATGGGCGTCACCGGCGCCATCTTCGGATGGGGCTGGTTGGCCGACTTCTTCGACGTCCCCAAGGTCGGCGCGGTCATCTGCTTCCTGCCCGTCATCACCATGGGCATCCTCTTCGGCCTGGCCATGGACTACGAGGTCTTCCTCGTCTCCCGCATGCGCGAGGAGTGGACGCACCACCACGACGCCCGCCAGGCCGTCCTGTCCGGGTACACCGGCTCCGCCCGCGTCGTCTCCGCCGCCGCCGTCATCATGACCGCCGTCTTCGCCGGATTCATCCCGGCCGAGCTCGTCATCATCAAGCCCATCGCGGTCTCGCTGGCCTTCGGCATCTTCTTCGACGCCTTCCTGGTCCGCCAGACCTTCATCCCGGCGATCATGATGGCGCTCGGCGAGAAGGCCTGGTGGATGCCGGCCTGGCTCGACCGCAACCTGCCGATCATCGACGTCGAGGGCGAGGGCCTCCAGCGGACCCTCGAGCACAACGACTGGACCGCCGAGCACGGCGAGGTCGCGGTGCGAGCGGACGACGTCCGCGTCTCCGACGCCGACGGCGCCGCCCTGGCCCACCTCGACCTCACGGTCGCCGCCGGCGAGGTCGCCCTCGTCCGCACCGCCGAGCCGATCGCCCGACGCGCCCTCCAGGCGCTCATCGGCGGCCGCCTCCAGCCCACCAGCGGCATCCTCGTCATCGGCGGGCACGTCCTGCCCGACGGCACCGCCGCCATCCAGGCCATGACCACCGCGGTCCACGCCTACGACGACGAGATCGACGAGCGCGTCCGCGTCGTCGTCGTCGACGACCCCGGCGAGCGACGCTGGAGGCGCGCCGCCGAGCTCGCCCGGCAGGGCGTCGCCGTCATCGTCACCACCGACGCCGAGAAGCCCTCCATGGCCCCGCCGAGCGCCGACGTCGCGATCACAACCCTCATCGACGTCGCCGCCGACGGCACCGCCCACGTCCGCCGCGCCCCCGAGCGCCGCGCCGCCGCCCCCGAGCGGGACGACGCCGGCACCCCGGACGCCGGCTCCCCGGACGCCGCGCCGGGCCGCCCCGGGCGCCACTCGATCCTCCACGCCACCCCCACCTCCGGAACCGAGGCACACGCATGA
- a CDS encoding alpha/beta hydrolase codes for MNGPRPVVPAAWVALADFPAVELSTPTMRTIDAVDEPRFGVVHLDVEYAVKDGVARHLQIIMPPRHRARPGTADDRYPTILYVQGSAFHEQDLGLELANLAGFARRGYVIAIVQYRGSEIAPFPAQAKDAKTAVRWLREHAAEYHVDSGRMAMRGDSSGGHTTLMTYATGTAGADDDPAYSDEPVTEELGLRAFVDYYGPTHIGRTNEYPSIHDHRDAESPEGCLIGGVRVDEHPELVAPTVVWDHVPPAGERALPPLLVIHGDKDRIVSFSQSVRLVEDLETKGQDVTSYRLAGADHGGPAFWQDEVLDVVDGFLKEHLG; via the coding sequence GTGAACGGGCCCCGTCCCGTCGTCCCCGCCGCCTGGGTCGCGCTCGCGGACTTCCCCGCCGTCGAGCTCTCCACGCCGACCATGCGCACCATCGACGCCGTCGACGAGCCCCGCTTCGGCGTCGTCCACCTCGACGTCGAGTACGCCGTCAAGGACGGCGTCGCCCGCCACCTCCAGATCATCATGCCGCCGCGCCACCGCGCGCGGCCGGGCACTGCCGACGACCGCTACCCCACGATCCTCTACGTCCAGGGCTCCGCCTTCCACGAGCAGGACCTCGGCCTCGAGCTCGCCAACCTCGCCGGCTTCGCCCGCCGCGGCTACGTCATCGCCATCGTCCAGTACCGCGGCAGCGAGATCGCGCCCTTCCCCGCCCAGGCCAAGGACGCCAAGACCGCCGTGCGCTGGCTGCGCGAGCACGCCGCCGAGTACCACGTCGACTCGGGCCGGATGGCCATGCGGGGCGACTCCTCCGGCGGCCATACCACCCTCATGACCTACGCGACCGGCACCGCGGGCGCCGACGACGACCCCGCCTACTCCGACGAGCCCGTCACCGAGGAGCTCGGCCTGCGCGCCTTCGTCGACTACTACGGCCCCACCCACATCGGCCGCACGAACGAGTACCCCTCGATCCATGACCACCGCGACGCCGAGTCCCCCGAGGGCTGCCTCATCGGCGGCGTCCGCGTCGACGAGCACCCCGAGCTCGTCGCCCCCACCGTCGTCTGGGACCACGTCCCGCCCGCGGGCGAGCGGGCCCTGCCGCCGCTGCTCGTCATCCACGGGGACAAGGACCGGATCGTGTCCTTCTCCCAGTCCGTCCGGCTCGTCGAGGACCTCGAGACCAAGGGCCAGGACGTCACCTCCTACCGGCTCGCCGGCGCCGACCACGGCGGCCCTGCCTTCTGGCAGGACGAGGTCCTCGACGTCGTCGACGGCTTCCTCAAGGAGCACCTCGGCTGA
- a CDS encoding helix-turn-helix domain-containing protein codes for MSPAAATLTALIGLWAGAAGASWVFDETHLWAPRVAIAAALVAAVVVTVTALVDTRLQHEPALAPIAEVARRGESRNLEFKSSARVNVRTGKREDAMGTVAAKTVAALLNSRGGTLLLGVDDVGRLIGPAPDYQTLRQPDADRFELFLRDLWRNRLGANAAALPRLDCAPATDGEGEVCRVTVPASPVPVYMSGAKGKGGRELWVRAGNSTQRLEVDDAVAYVAQRFPRQLRPTLRSRVGTYLLYHRKAANPVVPAVPEVAAAAGPAVPAVAPAPAPVPLTEG; via the coding sequence ATGTCCCCGGCCGCCGCGACGCTGACGGCCCTCATCGGCCTGTGGGCCGGGGCCGCCGGGGCGTCGTGGGTCTTCGACGAGACGCACCTGTGGGCGCCGCGCGTCGCCATCGCGGCGGCTCTCGTCGCCGCCGTCGTCGTCACGGTGACGGCCCTCGTGGACACGCGCCTCCAGCACGAGCCCGCGCTCGCCCCGATCGCCGAGGTGGCGCGCCGCGGCGAGTCCCGCAACCTCGAGTTCAAGTCCTCCGCGCGCGTCAACGTGCGCACGGGCAAGCGGGAGGACGCGATGGGGACGGTGGCGGCCAAGACGGTCGCGGCCCTGCTCAACTCGCGCGGCGGCACGCTGCTGCTCGGCGTGGACGACGTCGGACGGCTCATCGGGCCGGCGCCGGACTACCAGACGCTGCGACAGCCGGACGCTGACCGCTTCGAGCTGTTCCTGCGGGACCTGTGGCGCAACCGCCTCGGCGCGAACGCCGCCGCGCTGCCGCGGCTGGACTGCGCGCCGGCGACGGACGGGGAGGGCGAGGTGTGCCGCGTGACGGTGCCCGCCTCGCCCGTGCCGGTGTACATGAGCGGCGCGAAGGGCAAGGGCGGGCGCGAGCTGTGGGTGCGCGCCGGGAACTCGACGCAGCGCCTCGAGGTGGATGATGCGGTGGCATACGTGGCGCAGCGCTTCCCGAGGCAGCTGCGCCCGACGCTGCGCAGCAGGGTCGGCACCTACCTGCTGTACCACCGCAAGGCGGCGAATCCCGTGGTGCCTGCCGTACCCGAGGTGGCGGCGGCTGCCGGGCCGGCCGTGCCGGCGGTGGCACCGGCCCCTGCGCCCGTCCCTCTCACCGAGGGCTGA
- a CDS encoding pyridoxamine 5'-phosphate oxidase family protein — protein sequence MRAVPDSVAAYNSALPSVRDLVAPGTTVLFTTIDSEGPHTRPVLTQPDPAGRADHVGVLTTRTAHKIEQINGDARVTLAGPTPAPHTGWFSCTASAAVEDVPEAMGGPDVVRIDLTLTSGRVWTVYSSAPRDNEVHEIPIV from the coding sequence ATGCGAGCCGTCCCTGACTCCGTCGCCGCGTACAACTCGGCACTGCCTTCCGTCCGCGACCTCGTCGCCCCGGGCACCACGGTCCTCTTCACGACCATCGACTCCGAGGGGCCGCACACGCGCCCCGTCCTCACCCAGCCGGACCCTGCCGGCCGGGCCGACCACGTCGGCGTCCTCACCACGCGCACCGCGCACAAGATCGAGCAGATCAACGGCGACGCGCGCGTCACCCTCGCCGGCCCCACCCCGGCCCCGCACACCGGCTGGTTCTCGTGCACCGCGTCCGCGGCCGTCGAGGACGTCCCCGAGGCCATGGGCGGGCCCGACGTCGTCCGCATCGACCTCACCCTGACCTCCGGGCGGGTGTGGACCGTGTACTCCTCCGCGCCGCGCGACAACGAGGTCCACGAGATCCCGATCGTCTGA
- a CDS encoding alpha/beta hydrolase, with amino-acid sequence MTSAEAVEPLPAPGDAVPAPGDARADDVAAHQRPAPAAEPIARHLHGTLDDADAPVLVLSHGITDSAACWAGAVEHWTAAGYRVVALDARGHGDSPRWEDADLVSQTTAGARLAEDLESTLEDLRAHGLRPSPDAPDAGPLTAPLVVVGHSMGGVTSLEVAARRPDLVDAAIGEDPAFTTPAWNRLLRLNAYRQVREMRGIAADPVARFALETRDNPTWSHEEVRASVEASSGVDLRFIALGCVAPPTPWETIVDDLAVPTLIITGTRRVVLRGSYFPAVTGRGNPNVAGAVVVGAPHCVRRTFPERFHSLTDPWLEEHLEHPARPPRPH; translated from the coding sequence GTGACCTCCGCCGAGGCCGTCGAGCCTCTTCCCGCACCGGGCGACGCCGTCCCCGCACCCGGCGACGCCAGGGCCGACGACGTCGCAGCGCACCAGCGGCCGGCCCCGGCCGCCGAGCCCATCGCCCGCCACCTGCACGGCACGCTCGACGACGCCGACGCGCCCGTCCTCGTCCTGTCCCACGGCATCACGGACTCGGCCGCGTGCTGGGCCGGCGCCGTCGAGCACTGGACGGCCGCCGGCTACCGCGTCGTCGCGCTGGACGCCCGCGGGCACGGGGACTCGCCCCGCTGGGAGGACGCCGACCTCGTCTCGCAGACGACGGCGGGCGCCCGCCTCGCCGAGGACCTCGAGTCGACCCTCGAGGACCTGCGCGCCCACGGCCTGCGCCCCTCGCCCGACGCCCCGGACGCCGGACCCCTCACGGCGCCCCTCGTCGTCGTCGGGCACTCCATGGGCGGGGTGACGAGCCTCGAGGTCGCCGCGCGGCGCCCGGACCTCGTCGACGCCGCGATCGGGGAGGACCCGGCCTTCACGACGCCCGCCTGGAACCGGCTCCTGCGCCTCAACGCGTACCGGCAGGTGCGCGAGATGCGCGGGATCGCGGCGGACCCGGTGGCTCGCTTCGCCCTCGAGACGCGCGACAACCCGACGTGGTCGCACGAGGAGGTGCGGGCGAGCGTCGAGGCCTCCAGCGGCGTCGACCTGCGCTTCATCGCCCTGGGCTGCGTCGCCCCGCCGACCCCGTGGGAGACGATCGTCGACGACCTGGCGGTCCCGACCCTCATCATCACGGGCACGCGCCGCGTCGTCCTGCGCGGCAGCTACTTCCCCGCCGTGACGGGCCGCGGGAACCCGAACGTGGCCGGGGCGGTCGTCGTCGGCGCCCCGCACTGCGTGCGCCGCACCTTCCCGGAGCGCTTCCACTCCCTCACCGACCCGTGGCTCGAGGAGCACCTCGAGCACCCCGCACGGCCGCCCCGACCGCACTGA